One window from the genome of Microbacterium sulfonylureivorans encodes:
- a CDS encoding DUF4397 domain-containing protein: MRTKIIAGIAVGTIAALGLLTPASAATAGNAVLSVLHGIPDTPVDVYVNGELTLDDFQPGDLAGPLDLPAGDYEVALTAPDATDDSAPVLGPVTLTLEADTNYTAVAHLDESGGPTVTPYVNDTSSTAAGEGRLTVRHDAAAPAVDVLAGGMPVIEGLANPDESSLDLPAGTIEASVAAAGTTDPVIGPAPVEVQEGVLTIVYAWGSLEDENLDIAVQTITGLHSAPDGVNSGTGGQLAQRDLMLQVLFIVGGIAVAAAVATSVVVVARARAQR, from the coding sequence GTGCGAACGAAGATCATCGCGGGCATAGCCGTAGGCACCATCGCCGCACTCGGACTGCTCACCCCCGCCAGTGCGGCCACCGCCGGCAACGCCGTCCTCTCGGTGCTGCACGGCATCCCCGACACACCGGTCGACGTGTACGTCAACGGCGAACTCACGCTCGACGACTTCCAGCCCGGCGACCTGGCCGGACCGCTCGACCTTCCGGCGGGCGACTACGAGGTCGCTCTCACCGCGCCGGACGCGACCGACGACAGCGCGCCGGTGCTCGGCCCGGTGACCCTGACGCTCGAGGCCGACACGAACTACACCGCCGTCGCGCATCTCGACGAGTCCGGGGGGCCGACCGTCACTCCGTACGTCAACGACACGTCGTCTACAGCGGCGGGCGAGGGTCGGCTCACCGTGCGCCACGATGCCGCGGCGCCGGCCGTCGACGTCCTCGCCGGCGGAATGCCGGTGATCGAGGGGCTGGCGAATCCCGACGAGTCGTCGCTGGATCTGCCGGCCGGCACGATCGAGGCGTCCGTCGCCGCCGCGGGCACGACCGACCCCGTCATCGGCCCGGCTCCGGTAGAGGTCCAGGAAGGTGTGCTCACCATCGTGTACGCGTGGGGGAGCCTCGAGGACGAGAACCTCGACATCGCCGTCCAGACGATCACCGGCCTGCACTCGGCACCGGACGGCGTCAACTCGGGCACCGGCGGCCAGCTCGCCCAGCGCGATCTGATGCTGCAGGTCTTGTTCATCGTCGGTGGCATCGCCGTCGCGGCCGCGGTCGCGACATCCGTCGTGGTCGTGGCGCGAGCACGGGCGCAGCGCTGA